Proteins encoded together in one Aurantiacibacter aquimixticola window:
- a CDS encoding ComEC/Rec2 family competence protein — protein sequence MATRQPPLVPLGEDEGDAAVRQTPWRKRMSLSSMADGAEAFLGRAGFDRGPWMAVALASGIGAWFVLPDAASWIAGIAFGMLLSLGSYARWKGRVDRTALVMAITVVSLLFAFGIGLIWARSSLVGAEAIERPVFETVEGRVLERIEQPSQDRVRLVMAVRDPETGAAHKIRVNVPLENATSDMAEGSVVRAQVRLMPPAPPMLPGGYNFARTAWFDGLAATGSVQGEIEVLSSGAGDEGLIAQLQRRLSAHVRSNLDGSAGNIAAAFASGDRGAISEADEDAMRDAGLTHLLSISGLHVSAVIAAAYVLAIKLLALWPWLVLRVRLPVLAAGVAALAGIGYTLLTGAEVPTVRSCIGAVLVLIALALGREPLSMRMVAVAAMAVMLVWPESLVGPSFQMSFSAVIAIVALSNAAPVKRFMAPRDEPWLVRMARATTMLLVTGFVIEIALMPIVLYHFHRAGVYGALANVIAIPLVTFVSMPLIAIALVLDIVGLGMPAWWLAGQSLDALVAIAHFTSAQPGAVKLFPQMTLGTIALFVTGGLWLALWRGPARLLGLLPAAFATALLLATPVPDVLISSDGRHVGVTGEDERLLVLRDTRSNYTKDNLLELAGVEGEPVPMTEWPGARCSRDFCTIALKRGGREYHILMSRSRDIVTERALAAACERSDIVVSDRWLPRSCEPRWLKADRRMLERTGGLSIVLDEPKITTVVEREGDHGWWRGRRD from the coding sequence ATGGCAACGCGGCAGCCGCCACTGGTTCCGCTGGGGGAAGACGAGGGCGATGCTGCGGTGCGGCAGACGCCTTGGCGAAAGCGTATGTCTTTGTCCAGCATGGCGGACGGGGCGGAGGCGTTTCTCGGCCGCGCGGGGTTCGATCGCGGTCCGTGGATGGCTGTTGCGCTCGCATCCGGTATCGGCGCGTGGTTCGTCCTGCCGGACGCGGCATCCTGGATAGCGGGCATCGCATTCGGCATGCTACTTTCGCTGGGAAGCTATGCACGCTGGAAAGGCCGCGTGGACAGAACCGCGCTGGTCATGGCGATCACCGTCGTCTCGCTGCTTTTCGCATTCGGGATAGGGTTGATCTGGGCACGCTCGTCCCTGGTCGGTGCAGAAGCGATCGAGCGGCCCGTTTTCGAGACGGTCGAGGGTCGGGTACTGGAGCGCATCGAGCAGCCGTCGCAGGACCGGGTTCGCCTTGTGATGGCGGTACGTGATCCCGAAACCGGCGCTGCGCACAAGATCCGGGTGAACGTCCCCTTGGAAAACGCGACGTCGGACATGGCCGAGGGCTCGGTCGTCCGCGCGCAGGTTCGCCTGATGCCGCCCGCGCCCCCTATGCTTCCGGGCGGCTACAATTTCGCTCGTACTGCGTGGTTCGATGGACTTGCCGCGACGGGCAGCGTGCAGGGGGAAATCGAGGTGTTATCGAGCGGAGCGGGGGATGAGGGTCTTATCGCGCAATTGCAGCGGCGCCTGTCCGCGCATGTTCGGTCCAATCTCGATGGCTCGGCAGGCAACATCGCCGCTGCCTTCGCCAGCGGAGACCGCGGGGCCATCAGCGAAGCCGACGAAGACGCAATGCGCGATGCGGGCCTGACCCATTTGCTGTCGATCAGCGGGCTGCATGTAAGCGCGGTGATCGCGGCTGCATACGTGCTCGCTATAAAGCTGCTTGCGCTCTGGCCGTGGCTGGTGCTGCGCGTGCGGCTGCCAGTGCTGGCGGCGGGTGTCGCGGCGCTGGCGGGGATCGGCTACACGCTGCTGACGGGTGCGGAGGTGCCAACGGTCCGCAGTTGCATCGGCGCGGTGCTGGTATTGATTGCTTTGGCTTTGGGTCGTGAGCCTTTGTCGATGCGGATGGTGGCCGTGGCCGCGATGGCGGTCATGCTGGTCTGGCCGGAAAGCCTGGTCGGCCCCAGTTTTCAAATGAGTTTCAGCGCGGTCATCGCCATCGTGGCGCTGAGCAATGCGGCGCCGGTCAAGCGCTTCATGGCGCCACGCGACGAGCCGTGGCTGGTGCGGATGGCGCGCGCGACGACGATGTTGCTGGTGACGGGCTTCGTCATCGAGATCGCGCTGATGCCGATCGTGCTCTACCATTTCCATCGGGCTGGCGTTTACGGTGCGCTTGCGAACGTTATCGCGATTCCACTTGTTACTTTCGTTTCGATGCCGCTGATTGCAATTGCCCTTGTCTTGGACATCGTCGGGCTCGGAATGCCGGCATGGTGGCTGGCTGGCCAATCGCTCGATGCGCTCGTCGCTATCGCGCATTTCACCTCTGCGCAGCCTGGGGCGGTCAAGCTTTTCCCGCAGATGACGCTCGGCACGATCGCGCTTTTTGTCACAGGCGGGCTTTGGCTAGCACTATGGCGAGGGCCGGCGCGCCTGCTCGGACTGCTACCGGCGGCATTCGCTACGGCGCTACTGCTCGCCACACCTGTCCCGGACGTACTGATCTCCAGCGATGGACGCCATGTCGGCGTGACCGGAGAGGATGAGCGACTGCTTGTCCTGAGAGACACGCGCAGCAATTATACTAAAGACAATCTGCTGGAACTCGCCGGCGTGGAAGGCGAACCTGTTCCCATGACCGAGTGGCCCGGCGCCCGATGCAGCCGCGATTTCTGCACCATAGCGCTGAAACGAGGCGGACGCGAATATCACATCCTCATGAGCCGCAGTCGCGATATCGTTACGGAGAGAGCGCTTGCGGCGGCTTGCGAGCGATCCGACATCGTCGTGTCGGACCGATGGCTACCAAGAAGCTGCGAGCCACGCTGGCTGAAAGCGGACAGACGCATGCTGGAGCGGACCGGCGGCCTTTCCATCGTGCTCGACGAGCCGAAGATCACGACAGTCGTGGAGCGTGAGGGCGACCATGGCTGGTGGCGCGGGCGGCGCGATTGA